A part of Fimbriiglobus ruber genomic DNA contains:
- a CDS encoding toll/interleukin-1 receptor domain-containing protein, giving the protein MATLRQYFDTDFSHTARLHVSLPSGEETIEASVFYDFSGYSAFIACYVPGKERELGFYLRLIQQLEFGRTRLHLSGKITLPSARQFVGHIEVNNKEDIEIRAQFLADPDWVSTKDIRSSGRFFIYSESDLLEGEVRILKEEGHKIGQDIQFRSMRHAMARAKIETPLAFISHDSRDKEAIARPVAINLQKMMCPVWYDEFSLKVGDRLRESIEKGLKECKKCILVLSPNFLSNNGWTKTEFNSIFTREILEEQRLILPIWHNVTREAVYAYSPSLLNVVGLNWAQIGEEEVCRRLYQAIMQ; this is encoded by the coding sequence ATGGCTACTCTTCGACAGTATTTTGATACCGACTTTAGCCACACTGCGAGATTACATGTCTCGCTACCGTCCGGCGAAGAAACTATCGAAGCATCTGTCTTCTACGATTTTTCTGGATATTCTGCCTTCATCGCATGCTACGTTCCAGGTAAAGAGCGTGAACTCGGATTCTATCTCAGGCTGATCCAACAACTCGAATTTGGACGCACTCGATTGCATTTGAGTGGAAAAATAACTTTGCCATCTGCACGTCAGTTCGTCGGACACATAGAAGTGAATAACAAGGAAGACATTGAGATACGCGCACAGTTTTTGGCCGATCCAGATTGGGTTTCGACAAAGGATATTCGATCCTCTGGGAGATTTTTCATTTATTCGGAATCCGATCTTCTCGAAGGTGAAGTGCGAATACTAAAGGAAGAAGGACATAAAATTGGCCAAGATATTCAATTCAGATCAATGAGGCATGCTATGGCAAGAGCAAAAATTGAAACACCGTTGGCTTTCATTAGCCACGATTCAAGAGACAAAGAGGCTATAGCCAGACCAGTGGCAATCAACCTCCAAAAGATGATGTGTCCGGTGTGGTATGATGAATTCTCTCTGAAAGTAGGCGACCGGCTTCGAGAGAGTATTGAGAAAGGATTAAAAGAATGCAAGAAATGCATTCTGGTACTTAGCCCAAATTTTCTCTCAAATAACGGCTGGACCAAAACGGAATTTAATTCCATATTTACGAGAGAAATTCTTGAAGAACAAAGACTGATTCTCCCTATTTGGCACAATGTCACACGAGAGGCCGTATACGCGTATAGTCCAAGCCTTTTAAACGTAGTTGGGCTCAACTGGGCTCAGATTGGGGAAGAAGAGGTTTGCCGGCGATTGTACCAGGCAATCATGCAATAA
- a CDS encoding MFS transporter, protein MGADQKVPARAWVVTGAGTAVNLCLGILYAWSVWKANLLASPAHPAGEPMEGANAGWTYLSSTQATWAYAICGFTFALFMIPGGRIQDRFGPRAGVTLGGLCLAAGCVVAGLMQNFTGLLLGFGLLGGIGMGLGYAAATPAAVKWFGPHRRGLIVGLVVGGYGGAAIYISPLATYLIKNYGLTESFVVLGCLFALVVVAAGSLLKRPPEGYVPPGAPAATGPNPTQSQTDWVPREVLRTWQYYALVVLFIGSAQSGLLVIANATKTLNDTARHIPFFAQNAWLLASFGGLVNALGRIGTGSYSDRVGRRNAYALNGLVSAVCLFLTPTVIADQNVALLFVVVGVAFWQYGGGLSLMPALTADFFGAKNLGTNYGLVFLGWGIAFFVPQAAEYISEATQNRDVPFYLSGALLIATVILSRFVTRPVRAGEKS, encoded by the coding sequence ATGGGTGCTGATCAGAAAGTCCCGGCCCGGGCGTGGGTCGTCACCGGCGCGGGCACGGCCGTCAACCTCTGCCTGGGCATCCTGTACGCGTGGAGCGTCTGGAAGGCGAACCTACTCGCATCCCCGGCTCACCCGGCCGGCGAGCCGATGGAAGGCGCGAACGCAGGCTGGACGTATCTGAGCAGCACCCAGGCGACCTGGGCCTACGCCATCTGCGGGTTCACGTTCGCGCTCTTCATGATCCCCGGCGGCCGCATCCAGGACCGATTCGGGCCGCGGGCCGGCGTCACCCTCGGCGGCCTCTGCCTCGCGGCCGGGTGCGTCGTCGCCGGGCTCATGCAGAATTTCACCGGCCTCCTCCTCGGGTTCGGCCTGCTCGGCGGGATCGGCATGGGCCTCGGGTACGCGGCGGCCACCCCAGCGGCCGTGAAGTGGTTCGGGCCGCACCGCCGCGGGCTCATCGTCGGCCTCGTTGTCGGTGGGTACGGCGGGGCCGCCATCTACATTTCGCCGCTCGCCACGTACCTCATCAAGAATTACGGGCTGACGGAAAGCTTCGTCGTCCTCGGCTGCCTGTTCGCGCTGGTCGTCGTGGCGGCCGGGTCGCTCTTGAAGCGACCGCCCGAAGGGTACGTGCCGCCGGGCGCCCCAGCCGCGACTGGTCCCAACCCGACGCAATCGCAGACAGACTGGGTGCCCCGCGAGGTGTTGAGAACCTGGCAGTATTACGCCCTCGTCGTTCTGTTCATCGGGTCCGCCCAGTCCGGGTTGCTCGTCATCGCGAACGCGACCAAGACCCTGAACGACACCGCCAGGCACATCCCGTTCTTCGCCCAGAACGCCTGGCTATTGGCTTCGTTCGGCGGGCTCGTGAACGCGCTCGGGCGGATCGGCACCGGGTCGTATTCGGACCGCGTCGGCCGGCGGAACGCGTACGCCCTGAACGGCCTCGTCTCCGCGGTCTGCCTGTTCCTCACGCCGACCGTGATCGCTGACCAGAACGTCGCCTTGCTGTTCGTCGTGGTCGGCGTGGCGTTCTGGCAGTACGGCGGCGGCCTGTCGCTGATGCCCGCGCTGACGGCCGACTTCTTCGGGGCGAAGAACCTGGGCACGAACTACGGCCTCGTCTTCCTCGGCTGGGGCATCGCCTTCTTCGTCCCCCAGGCGGCCGAGTACATCAGCGAAGCCACCCAAAACCGCGACGTGCCGTTTTACCTGTCCGGGGCGCTGCTAATTGCGACGGTGATCCTGAGCCGGTTCGTAACCCGCCCGGTGCGGGCGGGTGAGAAGAGCTAA
- a CDS encoding DEAD/DEAH box helicase family protein has translation MSTDAPIALSYDRGTVLVAQGPPGFDFTALPGVLFDPRTSTHRAQARHYRAIVEHCLREKIAYTDAARGWENKPAGWKLQAAREPYPHQAEAVATWWQTGRRGTVVLPTGTGKTFVAVLCMEKVSRPALIVTPTIDLMNQWYGVIKDSFGVEVGLLGGGYYDFQPITVTTYDSAYIHLERWGGKYGLLIFDEVHHLPGPTYAMAAIGSLAPFRLGLTATPERADGGELALPELVGPIVYRKEITELSGEYLAEYRTKRVYVDLTPEEEDAYRKAREEYRRFVAERGISLGGPNGWQKFIFEASRTPDGVAALRAYREQKRIERSASGKFTTLEKLLRDHAGERALIFTADNATVYEIARRYLVPAITHQTKIKERKQILERFHSGEYSILVTSQVLNEGVDVPAASVGIVLSGSGTIKENVQRLGRILRKYGDKQAVLYEVVAKGTAEEFTSDRRRQHHAFQ, from the coding sequence ATGTCCACCGACGCACCGATCGCATTGAGTTACGACCGCGGCACCGTTTTGGTCGCCCAGGGGCCGCCGGGGTTCGACTTCACCGCCCTGCCGGGTGTGCTGTTCGACCCGCGGACGTCCACCCACCGGGCCCAGGCCCGGCACTACCGCGCGATCGTCGAACACTGCCTCCGCGAAAAGATCGCGTACACCGACGCGGCCCGCGGGTGGGAAAACAAGCCGGCCGGCTGGAAACTCCAGGCGGCCCGGGAGCCGTACCCGCACCAGGCCGAGGCCGTCGCGACGTGGTGGCAGACCGGCCGCCGCGGGACCGTGGTGCTGCCCACGGGGACCGGGAAGACCTTCGTCGCCGTACTCTGCATGGAGAAGGTGTCCCGGCCGGCCCTCATCGTCACGCCCACCATCGACTTGATGAACCAGTGGTACGGTGTGATCAAGGACTCGTTCGGCGTCGAAGTCGGTCTGCTCGGCGGCGGGTACTACGACTTCCAACCGATCACGGTGACGACCTACGACTCGGCCTACATTCACCTGGAACGCTGGGGCGGCAAGTACGGCCTGCTCATTTTCGACGAAGTCCACCACCTGCCGGGGCCGACCTACGCGATGGCCGCGATCGGCAGCCTCGCCCCGTTCCGCCTCGGTCTGACCGCCACCCCGGAGCGGGCGGACGGTGGGGAATTGGCTCTACCCGAGTTGGTCGGGCCGATCGTCTACCGCAAGGAAATCACCGAACTTTCAGGCGAGTACCTGGCCGAGTACCGCACGAAGCGAGTGTACGTCGACCTGACGCCGGAAGAGGAAGACGCCTACCGCAAGGCCCGCGAAGAGTACCGGCGGTTCGTCGCCGAGCGGGGCATCAGCCTCGGCGGGCCGAACGGCTGGCAGAAGTTCATCTTCGAGGCGAGCCGCACTCCCGATGGCGTGGCCGCGCTCCGGGCGTACCGGGAGCAGAAGCGGATCGAGCGGAGCGCGAGCGGGAAGTTCACCACGCTGGAGAAGTTGCTCCGCGACCACGCGGGCGAGCGGGCCCTGATCTTCACGGCTGACAACGCGACCGTCTACGAGATCGCCCGTCGGTATCTCGTTCCGGCGATTACGCACCAGACCAAGATCAAGGAGCGGAAGCAGATCCTCGAACGCTTCCACAGCGGCGAATACTCGATCCTCGTCACCAGTCAGGTGCTCAACGAGGGCGTCGACGTGCCGGCCGCCAGCGTCGGCATCGTGCTGTCGGGCAGCGGGACAATCAAGGAAAACGTCCAGCGGCTCGGCCGCATCCTGCGGAAATATGGCGATAAACAGGCAGTGCTGTACGAGGTCGTCGCCAAGGGCACGGCCGAGGAATTCACCAGCGACCGCCGCCGGCAGCACCATGCCTTTCAGTGA
- a CDS encoding helix-hairpin-helix domain-containing protein produces MTNDDIAQKLRTHATSLARSGNNLYRVRAFRQAAMAVLMLPTPVMTMLSDRGRPALEEVPGIGPSLAETIDEFTRTGDWKPRTKSRDAFCRR; encoded by the coding sequence GTGACGAACGACGACATCGCGCAAAAACTCCGAACCCACGCCACCTCGCTCGCCCGGAGCGGCAACAACCTCTATCGGGTGCGGGCGTTCCGGCAGGCGGCCATGGCCGTCCTCATGCTGCCGACGCCGGTCATGACGATGCTGTCCGACCGCGGCCGGCCGGCGCTGGAAGAAGTCCCGGGGATCGGCCCGAGCCTCGCGGAGACCATCGACGAGTTCACCCGGACCGGCGACTGGAAGCCGCGGACGAAAAGCCGGGACGCGTTTTGCCGCA
- a CDS encoding addiction module protein translates to MPVSIESLGIDQLSVRERLDLIEQIWDSLPDHINSDEVPAWHLAELAKRRAEVDTAPREGKPWREALARFGHE, encoded by the coding sequence ATGCCTGTCAGCATCGAATCACTGGGAATCGACCAACTCAGCGTCCGAGAGCGCCTGGACTTGATCGAGCAAATCTGGGATAGCCTCCCGGACCATATCAACTCGGACGAGGTACCGGCGTGGCACCTTGCGGAACTCGCCAAGCGACGCGCGGAGGTCGACACCGCACCCCGAGAAGGCAAACCCTGGCGCGAAGCCCTGGCGCGATTCGGGCACGAGTGA
- a CDS encoding type II toxin-antitoxin system RelE/ParE family toxin yields MSLPVILRSAADADIQAAYDEFEQAQAGLGNRFVARVREMLERIEAMPDMYGKVWQDVRAARLRKFRQVVYYVVFADRVEVLAVLHGSQDASVWQSRA; encoded by the coding sequence ATGAGCCTGCCCGTTATCCTTCGCTCGGCGGCCGACGCCGATATCCAAGCAGCGTATGATGAATTTGAACAGGCGCAAGCCGGTCTGGGAAATCGGTTCGTCGCTCGCGTCCGGGAGATGCTCGAACGCATCGAAGCCATGCCCGACATGTACGGAAAGGTATGGCAGGACGTGCGGGCGGCGCGACTGCGGAAGTTTCGACAAGTCGTTTACTATGTGGTTTTCGCCGATCGCGTTGAGGTGCTGGCCGTACTCCACGGCTCACAAGACGCTTCCGTGTGGCAATCGCGGGCCTGA
- a CDS encoding metal-dependent hydrolase, whose amino-acid sequence MAGFRTHITVSTLCGVGYGAAAVDPLGFPSEAAVLAAGLTGVGGMLPDLDSDSGVPVRELSGLAAAIVPLLLARRLLASGMTHESMLATMGGLYFLIRYGGAWLVRSVSVHRGMFHSIPAMLIAGLVVYLEYRSPDRAVRLMLAGGVMIGFLSHLILDEIYSVDFNGIRLRLNKSAGSAVKFVSPSWAGTLTCYLILGGLAFLAYMDWARADAH is encoded by the coding sequence ATGGCCGGGTTTCGTACGCACATCACGGTGTCGACCCTTTGCGGCGTCGGGTACGGGGCGGCGGCCGTCGACCCGCTCGGCTTCCCGTCCGAGGCGGCGGTGCTGGCGGCCGGGCTCACCGGCGTCGGCGGCATGCTGCCCGACCTGGACAGCGATTCGGGCGTGCCGGTCCGCGAGTTGTCCGGCCTGGCGGCGGCCATCGTGCCGTTGTTGCTCGCGCGGCGACTGCTCGCGTCCGGCATGACGCACGAGAGCATGCTGGCGACGATGGGCGGCCTCTACTTCCTGATCCGCTACGGCGGCGCCTGGCTGGTCCGCAGCGTGAGCGTCCACCGCGGGATGTTCCACAGCATCCCGGCCATGCTGATCGCCGGCCTGGTCGTGTACCTGGAATACCGCTCGCCCGACCGGGCCGTCCGGTTGATGTTGGCCGGCGGGGTGATGATCGGCTTCCTCTCGCACCTGATCCTCGACGAGATCTACAGCGTCGACTTCAACGGCATCCGCCTGCGGCTCAACAAGTCGGCCGGCAGCGCGGTCAAGTTCGTTTCGCCGTCGTGGGCGGGAACGCTCACGTGCTACCTGATCCTCGGCGGGCTGGCGTTCCTGGCGTACATGGACTGGGCGCGGGCGGACGCGCATTGA